From the genome of Psychroserpens ponticola, one region includes:
- the murB gene encoding UDP-N-acetylmuramate dehydrogenase: MKIQNNISLKSYNTFGIDVKAKQFISITSVEELKTIYSSENNSSKFILGGGSNMLLTKDIDALVMHINLKGKQIISQTDENALVKANAGENWHEFVLWTLENNLGGLENLSLIPGNVGTSPIQNIGAYGVELKDSFHSCDALNLETLDIETFTNSNCNFGYRNSIFKQEAKGKYIILSVVFKLSSTNHVLHTNYGAIKSELEQRHILKPSIQDVSKAVISIRQSKLPDPKEIGNSGSFFKNPIISKAKFSRLKSNFPNAPHYEVSEQDVKVPAGWLIETAGFKGKTLGKYGVHKKQALVLVNYGGASGSDILKFSKLIQDTVLRLFDISIEAEVNII; this comes from the coding sequence GTGAAAATTCAAAACAACATATCTCTAAAATCCTATAATACGTTTGGCATCGATGTAAAAGCTAAGCAATTTATTTCTATTACTTCTGTAGAAGAATTAAAAACGATTTATAGTTCTGAAAACAATTCGTCAAAATTTATTTTAGGAGGTGGAAGCAATATGCTACTCACAAAAGATATTGATGCACTAGTGATGCATATCAACTTAAAAGGCAAGCAAATTATTTCTCAAACAGATGAAAACGCTTTAGTTAAAGCTAATGCTGGAGAAAACTGGCATGAGTTTGTTCTATGGACTCTAGAAAACAACCTTGGAGGTTTAGAAAACCTATCTCTAATTCCTGGCAACGTAGGTACAAGTCCAATCCAAAATATTGGTGCTTATGGTGTCGAATTAAAAGACTCGTTTCATTCCTGTGATGCATTAAACCTTGAAACTTTAGACATAGAAACATTTACAAATTCAAACTGTAATTTTGGCTATCGCAATTCAATCTTTAAACAAGAAGCCAAAGGAAAATATATCATTTTGAGTGTTGTTTTTAAATTATCATCAACAAATCATGTGTTACACACCAATTATGGAGCGATTAAATCAGAATTAGAACAAAGACACATTTTAAAACCGAGTATTCAAGACGTTTCAAAAGCAGTAATTTCTATAAGACAAAGTAAATTACCAGATCCCAAAGAGATTGGAAATAGTGGAAGTTTTTTCAAAAATCCAATTATCTCTAAAGCCAAATTTTCAAGATTAAAAAGCAACTTCCCAAATGCACCACATTATGAGGTGTCTGAGCAAGACGTAAAAGTTCCTGCTGGTTGGTTAATTGAAACTGCAGGATTTAAGGGCAAAACATTAGGTAAATATGGTGTTCACAAAAAACAAGCTTTAGTGCTTGTCAATTATGGTGGTGCTTCTGGTAGTGACATTTTGAAATTTTCAAAGCTAATACAAGACACCGTTTTACGTCTCTTTGATATTAGTATTGAAGCTGAAGTGAATATTATATAA
- a CDS encoding DUF1573 domain-containing protein has translation MKNVLLILFVGLISLGVNAQEKVAKIEFKTDVIDYGTIEKGSDGVRIFEFTNTGNAPLIISKVKSTCGCTVPKKPDGPIMPGETGEISVKYDTNRVNPIRKTITVTSNADTPSVALKIKGLIIDPNKQNPLEKKEKSVMEQ, from the coding sequence ATGAAAAATGTATTATTAATTTTATTCGTAGGCTTAATAAGCTTGGGTGTTAATGCTCAAGAAAAGGTCGCAAAAATAGAATTTAAAACCGATGTGATTGATTATGGAACCATTGAAAAAGGTTCTGATGGTGTAAGAATATTTGAATTTACAAATACAGGAAATGCACCTTTAATTATTTCTAAAGTAAAATCTACTTGTGGTTGTACTGTGCCAAAAAAACCAGATGGACCGATCATGCCTGGTGAAACTGGAGAGATTTCTGTCAAATATGACACGAACAGAGTGAATCCTATAAGGAAGACAATAACCGTAACATCAAATGCAGACACTCCAAGTGTGGCTTTAAAAATTAAAGGCCTAATTATAGATCCTAACAAGCAAAATCCTCTTGAGAAAAAGGAAAAAAGTGTTATGGAACAATAG
- the rodA gene encoding rod shape-determining protein RodA → MNRESHRGFKFDWVIIALFLLLVAFGWLNIMSASHVGDIESYFDMSQPYGKHTVFIGLTFVIIVFILSFEAKFYERFASIIYIVAMLALIGLFIFGKDVNGARSWYGIGSMTLQPSEFAKFATALAVAKYMSDLQTDMNTLKHQLRAVAIIIFPALLILLQNDAGSTLVYASFFFVFYREGLQQIYLAIALSTIILAVLALKFGIIITAIIATLVIFGFYFFQKKKRVSIIQSVVILLICISFSSGIKLFYEHVLKPHQQNRISLWLRLEKDPVKLESMKKAEAYNLIQSEKAISSGGFTGKGFMEGTRTTGKFVPEQHTDYIFSTVGEEWGFLGTSFVVILFVALIIRILFLAEAQKSQFSRVYGYAVASILFIHFTINIGMVMGLIPTVGIPLPFFSYGGSGLWGFTILLFIFVKLDSNKINEW, encoded by the coding sequence ATGAATAGAGAAAGCCATAGAGGTTTTAAATTTGATTGGGTAATTATCGCATTATTTTTACTACTCGTTGCATTTGGTTGGCTAAATATTATGTCTGCGTCTCATGTTGGTGACATTGAGAGCTATTTTGACATGAGTCAACCCTATGGAAAACATACTGTTTTTATTGGACTAACATTTGTTATAATTGTTTTTATACTCTCCTTCGAAGCGAAATTCTATGAACGCTTTGCAAGTATTATTTACATTGTCGCCATGCTAGCGCTAATTGGATTATTTATCTTCGGAAAAGATGTAAATGGTGCAAGATCTTGGTACGGAATAGGAAGTATGACGTTACAACCTAGTGAGTTTGCTAAATTCGCTACAGCTCTTGCAGTTGCTAAATACATGAGTGATCTACAAACAGACATGAATACCTTGAAGCATCAATTACGAGCGGTTGCAATCATTATATTCCCAGCACTATTAATTTTATTACAAAATGATGCAGGAAGTACTTTGGTATATGCTTCTTTCTTTTTTGTGTTTTATAGAGAAGGTTTACAACAAATATATTTAGCCATTGCACTTTCAACAATTATACTTGCCGTTTTAGCTCTAAAATTTGGGATCATAATTACTGCAATAATAGCAACATTAGTTATTTTCGGATTCTATTTTTTTCAAAAGAAAAAGCGCGTGTCCATTATACAATCTGTTGTTATTCTTTTGATTTGCATTTCATTTTCTTCTGGTATAAAACTATTTTATGAACATGTACTAAAACCACATCAACAAAACCGAATTAGCCTTTGGCTAAGACTTGAAAAAGACCCTGTAAAGCTTGAAAGTATGAAAAAGGCTGAAGCTTATAATCTTATTCAATCTGAAAAAGCGATAAGCTCTGGTGGTTTTACTGGTAAAGGTTTCATGGAAGGAACTCGCACCACAGGAAAATTTGTTCCAGAACAACACACCGATTATATTTTTAGTACTGTTGGTGAAGAATGGGGATTTTTAGGAACCTCCTTTGTTGTCATTCTTTTTGTTGCACTTATCATTAGGATTTTATTTTTAGCAGAAGCTCAGAAATCACAATTTAGTCGTGTTTATGGTTATGCAGTTGCATCCATACTATTCATTCATTTTACAATAAATATCGGAATGGTCATGGGATTAATTCCAACCGTTGGAATACCGCTTCCGTTCTTTAGCTATGGAGGTTCTGGACTTTGGGGTTTTACTATTTTGCTATTTATTTTTGTAAAGTTGGATAGCAATAAGATTAATGAATGGTAA
- the mrdA gene encoding penicillin-binding protein 2: protein MRKLLLLLTVIIVGLLFITRLFYLQVYNKEVYSLYDDNAIRPVYNYPKRGYVYDRNGTLLVANQPSYDVMVIPREVEPLDTLEFCNLLKITKEDFIKTYNKANNYSPRLPSVFVPQLSKKDYAVLQEKMRKFDGFYIQKRSLRDYQTTIGANVLGDIGEVNRRIISNDPYYKMGDLIGKQGVEISYEKILRGVKGINFIQKDRFNKNIGPYKEGKFDTLPQPGKDITITIDSELQQYGELLMTNKRGGIVAIDPSNGEILALVSAPSYNPNILVGRGRSKNFTKLFRDSIAKPLFDRGLQAQYPPGSPFKVINALIALQEGVVETTDKFTCRMGYYYGSRKLTGCHHHKSPVDMNKGIAQSCNAYFVNVYRRIIDNSDDAGDAMNTWANHAKSFGLGDFLGYDLQVGRPGRIPDGDYYDRAYGDNRWGSTYNVSNAIGQGEVEATPIQLANMAAAIGNRGYFYTPHIIKAIEGDTIPSKYTTPKYTTIDKRHFEPVVEGMFDVYNDGTASTLRIPGIDICGKTGTAENFMKIDGVKTQLTDHSIFVAFAPKDNPKIAIAVFVENGYWGSRFAGRMASLMIEKYLKGDITRTDMEHWILTHSLENEYAKPYSGEPFKINGETTLQIVEKVQAPKNIDYNYSISTNSNKPNL from the coding sequence ATGAGAAAACTGCTACTCTTATTAACTGTAATCATTGTTGGGCTTTTGTTTATTACACGTTTGTTTTATCTACAAGTATATAATAAAGAAGTCTATAGCCTTTATGACGACAATGCTATTCGTCCAGTGTATAATTATCCAAAGCGAGGTTATGTTTATGACCGAAATGGGACTTTACTAGTAGCGAATCAGCCATCATATGATGTCATGGTAATTCCTAGAGAGGTAGAGCCTTTAGATACTTTAGAGTTTTGTAACCTTCTTAAAATCACTAAAGAAGATTTCATTAAAACTTATAATAAAGCCAATAACTATTCACCAAGATTACCATCCGTTTTTGTTCCACAATTATCGAAAAAAGATTATGCAGTCCTTCAAGAAAAGATGCGAAAATTTGATGGCTTCTATATTCAAAAGCGATCACTTAGAGATTATCAAACTACTATTGGAGCAAATGTATTAGGAGATATTGGTGAAGTAAATCGGCGTATTATTAGCAATGATCCTTATTATAAAATGGGAGATTTAATAGGAAAACAAGGTGTCGAGATATCTTATGAAAAAATATTACGTGGTGTAAAAGGTATTAATTTCATTCAAAAAGACAGGTTTAATAAAAATATTGGACCATATAAAGAAGGTAAATTTGACACCTTACCTCAACCAGGAAAAGACATTACAATTACCATTGATTCTGAGCTACAGCAATATGGTGAATTATTAATGACCAATAAAAGAGGAGGCATAGTAGCCATAGATCCAAGTAATGGAGAAATTCTAGCACTTGTTTCAGCTCCAAGTTATAATCCAAATATATTGGTTGGTAGAGGTCGTTCAAAAAATTTCACAAAATTATTCAGAGACAGCATTGCTAAACCCTTGTTTGATAGAGGATTGCAAGCACAATATCCTCCTGGATCGCCATTTAAGGTAATTAATGCTTTAATAGCACTTCAAGAAGGTGTTGTTGAAACTACAGATAAGTTCACCTGCAGAATGGGTTATTACTACGGAAGCAGAAAGCTTACAGGTTGTCATCATCATAAAAGTCCAGTTGACATGAACAAAGGTATTGCTCAATCGTGTAATGCTTATTTCGTAAATGTGTATCGAAGAATTATTGATAACTCTGATGATGCTGGAGATGCTATGAATACATGGGCAAATCATGCTAAAAGTTTTGGACTTGGTGATTTTTTAGGTTACGATTTACAAGTTGGTCGACCTGGCCGAATTCCTGATGGAGATTATTACGATAGAGCCTATGGTGATAATCGATGGGGTTCAACCTACAATGTTTCTAATGCAATTGGTCAAGGTGAAGTTGAAGCGACACCTATTCAGCTAGCTAATATGGCTGCTGCCATAGGAAATCGAGGTTATTTTTACACACCACATATTATAAAAGCAATTGAAGGAGATACAATTCCAAGTAAATATACAACTCCTAAATACACAACTATAGATAAGCGTCATTTTGAACCTGTGGTTGAAGGCATGTTTGATGTTTATAATGATGGCACAGCTTCAACACTGAGAATTCCAGGAATTGACATCTGTGGAAAAACGGGAACTGCCGAAAACTTCATGAAAATTGATGGAGTGAAAACCCAACTAACAGACCATTCGATATTTGTTGCTTTTGCTCCTAAGGACAATCCAAAAATTGCTATTGCTGTTTTTGTTGAAAATGGATATTGGGGAAGTAGATTTGCTGGTCGAATGGCTAGTTTAATGATTGAAAAATATCTTAAAGGCGACATAACAAGAACAGATATGGAGCATTGGATATTAACCCATAGTCTTGAAAACGAATATGCGAAACCATATTCTGGAGAACCTTTTAAAATTAATGGAGAAACCACATTACAAATCGTAGAAAAAGTTCAAGCTCCAAAAAATATTGATTATAACTATTCCATTTCAACAAACTCAAATAAACCAAATCTGTAG
- a CDS encoding valine--tRNA ligase, whose amino-acid sequence MSIPTKYSASNVESKWYNYWMEHNYFHSVPDEREPYTIVIPPPNVTGVLHMGHMLNNTIQDVLIRRARLQGKNACWVPGTDHASIATEAKVAAKLKAQGIDKNDLTREEFLEHAWEWTHEYGGVILEQLKKLGCSCDWDRTKFTMDDDMSEAVIKVFVDLYNKGLIYRGYRMVNWDPEAKTTLSDEEVIHIEQQGLLYYLEYKIEGSDEKLTIATTRPETIFGDTAICINPKDERFTHLKGKKAIVPICGRVIPIIEDEYVDIEFGTGCLKVTPAHDENDKVIGDKHKLDVVDIFNEDASLNSFGMHYEGQDRFVVRKAVAKELEAAGIIVKSENHINKVGTSERTKAVIEPRLSDQWFLKMEDLAKPALDAVLTNGDVKLFPKKFENTYRHWMENIRDWNISRQLRWGQQIPAFFYGDGKEDFVVAETKEEALKLAQEKINVSSSAVERSLTLEDLTQDSDALDTWFSSWLWPMSVFDGIRNPENEEIKYYYPTNDLVTGPDILFFWVARMIVAGYEYKNEKPFENVYLTGLVRDKQRRKMSKSLGNSPDALKLIEDYGADGVRVGLLLSSAAGNDLMFDEALCQQGRGLANKIWSAFYLTTLWDVSDIEQPNSSKIALEWYESKFQAALIEIEDHFSKYRLSDALMAIYKLIYDDFCGWMLEMIKPAYQKPIDAITYKKVMSIFEENLKIVHPFMPFITEDIWQRIEERTPENALIISKWPEAKPIKSALISEFDFASEVISGIRNIRKQKNIAFKDAINFSVVNNENVANTFDEVISKLGNIERFDTINEPIEGALTFRVKSNEYFIPMEGSIDVDAEIIKLSEELKYTEGFLKSVQGKLKNERFVNNAPEQVVASEKKKEADALAKIETIKASLASLK is encoded by the coding sequence ATGAGCATACCAACAAAATATTCAGCTTCTAATGTAGAAAGTAAGTGGTATAACTATTGGATGGAACATAATTATTTTCATTCTGTTCCAGATGAAAGAGAACCTTATACCATAGTTATTCCTCCACCAAATGTTACTGGAGTTTTGCATATGGGACATATGTTGAATAATACCATTCAAGATGTTCTTATTCGTAGAGCAAGATTACAAGGTAAAAATGCATGTTGGGTACCAGGTACTGATCATGCTTCTATTGCAACTGAAGCTAAAGTAGCGGCTAAGCTTAAAGCACAAGGAATTGATAAAAATGATTTAACTCGAGAAGAATTTTTAGAGCATGCTTGGGAATGGACTCATGAATATGGAGGTGTTATTCTTGAGCAACTAAAAAAATTAGGCTGTTCATGTGATTGGGATCGTACCAAATTCACAATGGATGATGACATGAGTGAAGCTGTAATTAAAGTTTTTGTTGATTTATACAACAAAGGTTTGATTTATAGAGGTTATCGAATGGTTAATTGGGATCCTGAGGCTAAAACAACATTGTCTGATGAAGAAGTAATTCATATTGAGCAACAAGGATTACTTTACTATTTAGAATACAAAATTGAAGGCAGTGATGAGAAACTTACCATAGCAACGACACGTCCTGAAACTATTTTTGGTGATACTGCAATTTGTATCAATCCTAAAGATGAACGCTTTACTCATTTAAAAGGAAAAAAAGCCATCGTTCCTATCTGCGGAAGAGTTATTCCTATTATTGAAGACGAGTATGTAGATATTGAATTTGGTACAGGATGTTTAAAAGTGACACCTGCTCATGATGAAAATGATAAAGTTATAGGAGATAAGCATAAGCTTGATGTTGTAGATATTTTTAATGAAGATGCATCATTGAATAGCTTCGGTATGCATTATGAAGGTCAAGATCGTTTTGTGGTTAGAAAAGCAGTAGCAAAAGAATTGGAAGCGGCTGGTATTATAGTGAAAAGTGAAAATCACATTAATAAAGTTGGAACATCAGAGCGTACAAAAGCTGTTATCGAACCTCGTCTAAGTGATCAATGGTTCTTGAAAATGGAAGATTTGGCTAAACCAGCTTTAGATGCTGTTTTAACTAATGGTGACGTTAAATTGTTTCCTAAGAAATTTGAGAATACATACAGACACTGGATGGAGAATATTCGTGATTGGAATATTTCTCGTCAGTTAAGATGGGGACAGCAAATCCCTGCATTCTTTTATGGTGACGGAAAAGAAGATTTCGTAGTTGCAGAGACTAAAGAAGAAGCTTTAAAATTAGCTCAAGAAAAAATTAATGTTTCCTCGAGCGCAGTCGAGAGGTCTTTAACTTTAGAAGACTTAACTCAGGATTCAGATGCTCTAGACACCTGGTTTAGTTCATGGTTGTGGCCAATGAGTGTGTTTGATGGAATTAGAAACCCTGAAAACGAAGAAATTAAATATTACTATCCTACAAATGATTTAGTTACTGGTCCAGATATTTTATTCTTTTGGGTAGCACGTATGATTGTAGCTGGTTATGAATATAAAAACGAAAAGCCATTTGAAAATGTCTACCTAACAGGATTGGTAAGAGATAAGCAGCGTCGTAAGATGTCTAAATCTCTTGGTAATTCGCCAGATGCTTTAAAGTTAATTGAAGATTATGGTGCTGATGGCGTTCGTGTTGGGTTACTGTTGAGTTCTGCAGCTGGAAATGATTTAATGTTTGATGAAGCGTTGTGTCAGCAAGGTAGAGGTTTAGCTAATAAAATTTGGAGTGCTTTTTATTTAACAACGCTTTGGGATGTTTCAGACATTGAACAACCAAATTCAAGTAAAATCGCCTTAGAATGGTATGAGTCTAAATTTCAAGCTGCACTTATCGAAATTGAAGATCATTTTAGTAAATACAGATTAAGTGATGCTTTAATGGCTATTTATAAATTAATCTATGATGATTTCTGTGGTTGGATGTTAGAAATGATTAAGCCAGCTTATCAGAAGCCAATTGATGCTATTACATATAAAAAAGTGATGTCTATTTTTGAAGAGAATCTAAAGATCGTACATCCATTTATGCCTTTTATTACTGAAGATATTTGGCAAAGAATTGAAGAACGTACTCCAGAAAATGCTTTAATTATTTCAAAATGGCCAGAAGCTAAACCAATCAAATCAGCTTTGATTTCTGAATTTGATTTTGCTTCTGAAGTGATTTCTGGTATTAGAAATATAAGAAAACAAAAAAATATAGCTTTTAAGGATGCTATTAATTTTTCAGTTGTGAATAATGAAAATGTAGCCAATACTTTTGACGAAGTGATTTCAAAATTAGGTAACATAGAACGTTTTGATACTATAAATGAACCTATTGAAGGTGCTTTAACCTTTCGTGTTAAATCTAACGAATACTTTATTCCAATGGAAGGTAGTATAGATGTTGATGCCGAAATTATAAAGCTTTCAGAAGAACTTAAATATACCGAAGGCTTTTTGAAATCGGTTCAAGGTAAGTTGAAAAATGAACGTTTTGTTAATAATGCACCTGAGCAAGTTGTTGCATCAGAAAAGAAAAAAGAAGCTGATGCCTTGGCTAAAATTGAAACGATTAAAGCAAGTTTAGCAAGTCTGAAATAG
- a CDS encoding rod shape-determining protein MreD codes for MNSLNINSIIRFVVLILTQALLFNHINFLDSVNPYPYILFILLFPVNNNRTLFIFLSFMLGLFVDIFSDSGGVHAAACVTIAFARPPVLKFAFGMIYEHQNIKFNNTEFGNRVIYFLILIILHHLILFTLEVFNISNILLVLKKTLFSSVFTLILCILISILFSNKQQ; via the coding sequence ATGAATAGTTTAAATATTAATAGCATCATACGTTTTGTTGTGTTAATATTGACGCAAGCATTGCTGTTCAATCACATTAATTTTTTAGATTCTGTAAATCCGTATCCTTACATTCTGTTTATACTCCTATTCCCAGTAAACAACAATCGTACACTCTTTATTTTTTTAAGTTTCATGTTGGGATTATTTGTAGATATCTTTTCAGATTCTGGAGGTGTTCATGCAGCAGCATGTGTCACAATTGCGTTTGCAAGACCACCAGTTTTAAAGTTTGCTTTCGGAATGATTTACGAACATCAAAATATAAAATTTAACAACACCGAGTTTGGGAATAGAGTTATTTACTTTTTAATATTAATAATTCTTCATCATCTTATCCTATTCACTTTAGAGGTATTTAACATCTCAAATATACTTTTAGTACTTAAAAAGACGTTATTTTCAAGTGTCTTTACACTTATACTTTGTATATTAATTTCGATACTTTTTAGTAACAAACAACAATGA
- a CDS encoding pyridoxal phosphate-dependent aminotransferase — translation MPRISNKGLQMPESPIRKLVPFAENAYKQGKTVFHLNIGQPDIKTPQIALDAVKIHSLDILAYTRSEGSEGYRQKIANYYAKNDIHVTHEDIIVTTGGSEALLFAFGSITDVGDEVIIPEPFYANYNGFSTASGVKVVPVISKIEDNFALPPIEEFEKLITPKTKAILICNPGNPTGYLYSKEEIKKLAEIVKKHDLFLIADEVYREFTYDGISHYSILQEEGLENHAIIIDSVSKRYSMCGARIGCLVSKNKEVIKTVLKFAQARLSPPTLAQIASEAALDTPQSYFDDVINEYVERRNVLIEELNKIEGVQVANPKGAFYCIAQLPIKNSDAFAQWLLESFDVNGETIMVAPAGGFYSTPGVGLNQIRIAYVLNKESLIKAVHILKEALKVYKD, via the coding sequence ATGCCAAGAATATCTAATAAAGGGCTACAAATGCCTGAATCACCAATACGAAAATTAGTTCCTTTTGCTGAAAACGCTTATAAACAAGGTAAAACAGTTTTTCATTTAAACATTGGCCAACCTGATATTAAGACGCCTCAAATAGCATTGGATGCCGTAAAGATTCACTCTTTAGATATACTAGCATATACGCGTTCTGAAGGTTCAGAAGGTTACCGTCAAAAAATTGCTAACTATTACGCTAAAAATGATATTCATGTTACACATGAAGATATTATTGTAACGACAGGAGGAAGTGAGGCATTATTATTTGCCTTTGGTAGCATCACAGATGTTGGTGATGAAGTTATTATTCCAGAACCATTTTATGCAAATTATAACGGATTTTCAACAGCTTCTGGTGTAAAAGTAGTTCCTGTTATTTCTAAAATTGAAGATAATTTTGCTTTACCACCTATTGAAGAGTTTGAAAAATTAATTACACCAAAAACAAAAGCAATTCTTATTTGCAATCCTGGAAATCCAACTGGATATTTGTATTCAAAAGAAGAAATAAAAAAATTAGCTGAAATTGTAAAAAAACACGACCTGTTTTTAATTGCAGATGAAGTATACAGAGAATTCACCTATGATGGTATAAGTCATTATTCTATTTTACAAGAAGAAGGACTAGAAAACCATGCTATAATTATTGACTCTGTATCAAAACGTTATAGTATGTGTGGTGCTCGAATTGGGTGTCTAGTTTCGAAAAATAAAGAGGTTATTAAAACGGTATTAAAATTTGCACAAGCTCGTTTAAGTCCACCAACGTTAGCTCAAATTGCAAGTGAGGCAGCTTTAGACACACCTCAAAGCTATTTTGATGATGTCATTAATGAATATGTCGAACGTAGAAATGTACTTATTGAAGAGTTAAATAAAATAGAAGGTGTACAAGTTGCTAATCCAAAAGGTGCATTTTATTGCATTGCACAGTTACCAATAAAAAATTCGGATGCATTTGCCCAATGGCTATTAGAATCTTTTGATGTCAACGGAGAAACAATTATGGTTGCTCCAGCTGGTGGTTTTTATAGTACTCCAGGTGTTGGATTAAATCAAATTAGAATTGCTTATGTATTAAATAAAGAAAGCTTGATAAAAGCTGTTCACATCTTAAAAGAAGCATTAAAAGTTTATAAAGACTAG
- a CDS encoding aspartyl protease family protein yields MLKKNTLILLFLSAIASSFSQNEFSLPSLEKDKIRFDLVGNLIIIPVELNGVELSFVLDSGVSKPILFNLAHVDSLQINKVETILIRGLGGGEPIEAIRSKQNFLRVGDAININQDIYMVFDNSINFTPRLGRPVHGIIGYDLFKNFIVEINYASKYIVLHRPDTYKYKSCKRCETFNLSFYKNKPYVTGEIEVDSTFIPLNLLIDTGSSDALWIFENEDKGLVPTENMYFEDFLGKGLSGNIYGKRSKIEKFKLKSFVLNNVNTAFPDSTSISFARKNIKRSGSVSGEVLKRFNIIVDYKNRKLTLKKNKNFKSAFSYNKSGIIIEQNGVMIVKERKNRSGLGFNDKSDSNIHVETVTHYKLSVKPAYTIVEIREDSPAEKAGLLKGDIIVTINNKETHLLKLQNVIGYFKSKTGKLINLKINRNGEMMLFTFRLEDVFKQKELP; encoded by the coding sequence ATGTTAAAAAAGAATACTCTAATACTGTTATTTTTATCTGCTATTGCGTCTTCTTTTTCGCAAAATGAGTTTAGTTTGCCGAGTTTAGAAAAAGATAAAATAAGATTTGATCTTGTAGGTAATTTAATAATTATTCCAGTTGAGCTTAACGGCGTAGAATTGTCTTTTGTATTAGACTCTGGAGTTAGTAAGCCTATTTTGTTTAATCTTGCTCATGTTGATTCATTACAGATCAATAAAGTAGAAACTATTTTAATAAGAGGACTTGGAGGAGGAGAGCCAATTGAAGCTATTAGGTCAAAACAGAACTTTTTAAGAGTAGGTGATGCTATTAATATCAATCAAGACATTTATATGGTTTTTGATAATTCAATAAATTTTACACCTAGACTAGGAAGACCAGTTCATGGTATTATTGGATATGATTTATTCAAAAATTTTATTGTTGAAATAAATTATGCTTCTAAATATATTGTACTTCACAGACCTGATACTTATAAATATAAATCATGTAAACGATGTGAAACCTTCAATTTGTCATTTTATAAGAATAAGCCATATGTTACTGGTGAAATTGAAGTCGATTCTACTTTTATACCACTGAATTTGCTAATTGATACAGGAAGTAGTGATGCCCTATGGATTTTTGAAAATGAAGATAAAGGTCTTGTGCCAACTGAAAATATGTATTTCGAAGATTTTCTAGGTAAAGGTTTGAGTGGGAACATCTATGGTAAACGCTCAAAAATTGAAAAATTTAAATTAAAAAGTTTCGTGCTTAACAATGTGAATACAGCGTTTCCAGATTCTACCTCTATAAGTTTTGCTCGAAAAAATATCAAACGGAGTGGAAGTGTTTCTGGAGAAGTGCTAAAACGTTTTAATATCATCGTTGATTATAAGAACAGAAAGCTAACTCTCAAAAAGAATAAAAATTTCAAATCGGCTTTTTCTTATAATAAAAGTGGAATTATTATTGAGCAAAATGGCGTCATGATTGTAAAAGAAAGAAAGAACCGTTCAGGCCTAGGTTTTAATGATAAAAGTGATTCCAATATTCATGTCGAAACAGTTACACATTATAAGCTTTCCGTAAAACCTGCCTATACCATAGTTGAAATACGTGAAGATTCTCCTGCAGAAAAAGCTGGCTTATTAAAAGGTGATATTATAGTAACAATAAATAATAAAGAAACTCACTTATTAAAGCTTCAAAATGTAATCGGATATTTTAAATCTAAAACAGGAAAACTGATCAACCTTAAAATTAATCGAAATGGAGAGATGATGCTGTTCACTTTTAGATTAGAAGATGTGTTTAAACAAAAAGAACTCCCTTGA